One Globicephala melas chromosome 6, mGloMel1.2, whole genome shotgun sequence genomic window carries:
- the AMBP gene encoding protein AMBP, with product MQSLGALLLQLTACLAVSASPVTTLPDDIQVQENFDLSRIYGKWFHVAVGSTCPWLKRFKDKMTMSSLVLGEGATDREISVTNTHWRKGVCEAISGAYEKTGTDGKFFYHKPKWNITMESYVVHTNYDEYAIFLTKKFSRRHGPTITAKLYGREPQLRETLLEQFREVALGVGIPEDSIFRMPDRGECIPGEQEPAPTPLSRARRAVLPQEEEGSGAGQLVTDFGKKEDSCQLGYSQGPCLGMIQRYFYNGSSMACETFHYGGCMGNGNNFVSEKECLQTCRTVEACNLPIVPGPCRGSTQLWAFDAVKGKCVLFIYGGCEGNSNQFYSEKECKEYCGIPGEGEEELLRFSS from the exons TTGGGGCCCTGCTCTTGCAGCTGACCGCCTGCCTGGCGGTGAGTGCCAGCCCTGTGACGACGTTGCCCGACGACATCCAAGTGCAGGAGAACTTCGACCTGTCTAGG ATCTACGGGAAATGGTTCCACGTGGCTGTGGGTTCCACCTGCCCGTGGCTGAAGAGGTTCAAGGACAAGATGACCATGAGCTCGCTGGTGCTGGGAGAGGGAGCAACGGACAGGGAGATCAGCGTGACTAATACTCACTGGCG GAAAGGTGTCTGTGAGGCGATCTCTGGGGCTTATGAGAAAACAGGCACTGACGGAAAGTTCTTCTATCACAAACCCA AATGGAACATCACCATGGAGTCCTATGTGGTCCACACCAACTATGATGAGTATGCCATTTTTCTGACCAAGAAATTCAGCCGCCGCCATGGACCCACCATTACTGCCAAGCTCTATG GACGGGAGCCACAGCTTCGGGAAACCCTGCTGGAGCAGTTCAGGGAAGTTGCCCTGGGTGTGGGCATCCCTGAGGACTCCATCTTCAGGATGCCCGACAGAG GTGAGTGTATCCCTGGGGAGCAGGAACCAGCGCCCACTCCACTCTCG aGAGCCCGGCGGGCTGTTCTGccccaggaagaggaaggatCAGGGGCTGGACAACTAGTAACTGATTTCGGCAAGAAAGAAG ATTCCTGCCAGCTGGGCTACTCACAAGGTCCTTGCCTGGGGATGATTCAGAGGTATTTCTATAACGGCTCATCCATGGCCTGCGAGACCTTCCACTATGGCGGTTGCATGGGGAACGGCAACAACTTTGTCTCAGAGAAGGAGTGTCTGCAGACCTGCCGGACCGTGG aGGCCTGCAATCTCCCCATAGTCCCTGGCCCCTGCCGAGGCTCCACCCAGCTCTGGGCATTTGATGCTGTCAAGGGGAAGTGCGTCCTCTTCATCTACGGGGGCTGCGAGGGCAACAGCAACCAGTTCTACTCAGAGAAGGAGTGCAAGGAGTACTGTGGCATTCCTGGTGAAG GGGAGGAGGAGTTGCTGCGCTTCTCCAGCTGA